In Pirellulales bacterium, the genomic stretch GGCTTGCTAAACGATGGCTCGGCCTGAGACCGGCTACCGCCGCGATCTTCGAGCGCTAATGTAACATTGCCAACGGAAACACTCTTCATTGGAGGAAAACTCCGTGAACCCAGTCCTGGAGAAGTGCCGAGCCGCAATCGTGCCGGCGTCCAACGATTCTAACCAATCGAGGGCGCCGCTGCTGGGTTGTCCGGCAGCGAGCGTTTCCGTGCGGCGCCCCCTGCTGGACCAGCCAGCAGCGGCAGACGATCGTTGTTGTGGCGCCGCAGGGCGACGACTGGAGAATCGCGCCGCCGCAGTTTACGATTACGGCACATTTGAATCGCGAGCCGCATTCGTCGATTCTCAACCCACTGCCGACGAGGAGCCAACCGATGACAAAAATCCGAACCCTGCTGTTTTGCGCCGTTGCGTTAAGTTCGTGCAGTCCACTGCTTGGCTTCGATCTAACGGCCGAGTTGGCGAAGGCCAAACCGGGAGCCGTTGTCGATTTGCCGGCTGGCACCTATTCGGGCAGTTTCAAACTGCCGGCGGGTGTCACGCTTCGCGGCGCCGGCGATCAGAAGACAACGATCGACGCCCGCAATTCGCCGGTCGGCATTCGCGTGTTGGGATCGGCAACTCGCATCGAAAATCTGGCGATTCTGAATTCCGGAACCGGCATCGAGCTTTCCAACGTCGAGGATGTGCGGATCAGCCGTGTGATGATCTTGGGTGGAACGATCGGCATCGGCGCAACCAAGGTCACCAAGACGACGGTCGAAAACTCGATCGTTGCGCGGGCCCTGATCGGCGTTTCGCTAAACGGCCCGACCGATTGCTCCGTGGCAAACTGCACCGTGGCCACGGCCAACGCCTGCGGATTGACGGTGGCTGGGGCCGACAATACGGCAATTTTCAACAATATCGTCGCGGATGCCGGAACCGGAATTGTCGTCGGAGGCGAAAACAAGAACCTGGCCGTCGACTACAACCTCTATCTCGCTCTATCGACCGGAAAGATCGAAGGGCAATTGCAACGGCCGACACTGCCGACGTGGCGCGATGTATCGGGCGGGCTGGATGCCCATAGCATTCAGTTGAATGTCGCATTCGCCAATGCCAGCCAGAACGATTTTCATCCGGTTTCCCGGCTGGATTGGAATCCGGGCCGCATCTCGACCGCGGATTGGGGCACCGCCGAACTCGCCGGGCATCATGCTCCGGCGACGGATATGGATGGCCAGGGCCGCGTCGGGGCGGTCGATCTCGGGGCGTTCGAGTCGCCCGATTTGCCCGCTCGGCCGGCCGATGGGCAGTTCCAAATTTCCTCGGATGCCGGCTACAAGAGCGCCGGCCTTTTCGGACCCGACAATCGCGCCGTTTGCTATTTGTTTCAAGGCCTGCCCCTTAAGAAAGGGACGTATGGCTATGTCGTCCCGTCGCGAGATATGTTTGGCCGACCAATTCCGCCCGGGCGCTATGAGCTACGCGTTGTCGAGAGCACCGCGGCATGGGACTATCGCGGAATGACGGCCAACTCCGGGACCGACAACACGGCGACCAACTCGGATTCCGTGCACGTCGGTATCGTGGCATACGCGGCCGATGGCCAATTGCTGACCGCATCGGGCTGGAGCGAGCGGCACATCAATCTGCGGCTGAGCGATCCGGCGACCGCCAAAGCGCGTTGGATATTCGAAGGTTCGGCCGATAGCACCGGCCTGTGCATCAACGAAGCGGGAAAAATCTTCCTTGTGCGCAATGGCGCCGACCACAGCGTCGATATCTACAAGATCGATCCCGTGAGCGGCCAGCCGATTCCGCGGCCCGACGGCCGGCTTTATGTAAACCGGAAAGGGAAATTCAAGAGCCCGTATCTCGGCGGAATCGCCGAACTCGACGGCAAACTCTATGCCGCCGATCCGGCGGTCGACAAAGTTGATTTCGGCTCGGCCGACGGATTGCAATTCGAGAACTCGGCCGACGTTCTGAAGCCGAACAGCCCGTCGGCAGATCGCAAGCATAAGCTGCTTTGGCTGATCAGCAACCGTGAACGGATTCTTGCTCTGACGCCCGACGGCAAATCCGCGGTGCAATTCGGCGGAGTGCAAATGCCCTTGGCTTTGAGCGTGGCCGGCGATCGGCTCGCGGTCGCATCCGGACGGACTGGCAAGATCCATATCTTCGACCTTGCCAATCCGCAAAGCCCGAAGGAGCTGAAAACGCTTGGCCGTGGCGATGGCCCGTTCGGAAAATGGCTCCCGGATCGCTTCCACTTTCAAGCCCATCCGCAAAATCGCAACAATGCGAATGTGAGTGTCGGGCTTTCGAGCGATGGCTCGGTGGCGGTGCGCGATGCGTCGGGACGGGTGGTCAGCTTCGACCCCGATGGCCATGTGCTGCACGACGGGTTTGCGGTTTGGGGCGGCGATCCGGCGATAGCGCCTTTCGTCGGCGACACGAAGCTGCGCGTGTTCGATACCTCGGCCGCGGCGTCGTATTTCATCGATCCGCGGAGTGGAACATGGGAGCCCGATGCGTATTGGGGGCTTCCGGCAATGGTTCAACCAAGCATTCGCGGTTTCTTTAGCGCCGGCGGCAAGAACTTCGGCGTCTTTACGTGCCAAAATCCCGTAAAAAACGGCGGAGAACAGGTGCTGATCGCGAGCTACGACAATCCGGTCGTTCGGGCGGTGGCGATCTATCGGCGCAACCCGCACGGCGGTTGGCTGCATTTGCGCGATACGAATGGCGACGGGCGAATCGACGAGAAAGACGGGCCGGGCGAGCCGGTGCTGGATACCTCGGGCAAGCCGGTCACCGCGTCGCTCACCGGCCGGTTCATGTTCGTCGAGCGCGATGGAACGATCCTCCATTCCGAGCCGCAAATCGCGATGCGCTGGAAATTCAAGGGGATCGGCGCTGGCGGCGAACCGACCTACGAATTCGGCAGCGACATGATCTTCACGGCCAAGGATCCCGTGGTGCCCAGCCCCTATTTCTTGGACCAGACCGACGACCTTCGCTGCGCCTCGACGGCCCGCATGGCGCCCGATGGCGGAATTTGCGCTGCGATCAATCTCCGCCACACGCCGAACGGCATGGGCCTGAGCAACAGCGGCGCCACGGATCTGGCCCGCTGGAATGCCGACGGCAATCTGCGCTGGTTGCGCACCGTGAACGATTACTCGCCGATTCAAGGAGTCGAGCCATTTCCGGGCGTGACGATTTCCAGTTGGGGCCATCAGGCCGAATTCATGGCCCTCGACGACGACGGATTGGAACTGGGCCGGTTCGGATTTCCGGCCGCGGTCAAGTGGAGCGGCTTTTGGGTCGATCATCCGCAGGAATGGGATGCCGCGAAAGATCCGGACGGAAATGTGGAAGTCGTCATCGGCGACTACATGCAGAATTGCCATCATTGGATGACGGTTCGCAATCTGACGGCGGTCAAACGAAGCAGCTTTCCGCTAACGATCAGCGATGCAAAGACGCATGAACTTGCCTTCCGCCCGCCGCAATTGCACGAGCCGGCCGGAAAGGCAAAATCGCCGGAAATCACGATCAAGCGGCTCGGCGGCCCAATGCCGATCGACGGCAATATGCAGAAATGGCGAAGTTTCCCGCCGCAGATTCTGATGACTCCGCAAACCGCCGTCGGCCGGATCGACGGCCCCGCGGATTGCAGCGGCGTCATCCGCCTCGCCTATCACGACCACGATCTCTACGGCCAGGCGATCGTGTTCGACAACGTGGTGAGCTTCCATCAGCCCGCCAGCCGGTTCTACCAGGAAGACAGTTTGCAATTCTGCGTCAACGGATTCATGACCGGTTTCGCCTTCAACGTCGCGCAGACGATCGACAAAGGGCCGATCCTGTTTCGAAACCGGTTTTTCTTCGGCGCGATGGATCTCGAGCTCGATCCAAAACTCGCCCCGCGGATCGTCAAGAAGTTCGCGAATGCGAAAGACATCCCCGAGCGGCAATACATCGAAAGCATCTACGGCGTCGATCTTTCGAAAAGCCCGGGCTACGTTGTAGAGTTCAAGCTCCCGCTCGACGCCAACACCTACAAAGGCGATGAGAAGATTATCCCGCCGGTGGAATCGGGGAAATGGTTTTGGCTCGGCTTCATGCTGAACGACAACGACGTGCCCGGCACCGACGTGCAGCGCTTCATCGCCTGGCCGGCGACATTCGGCATGTTCAATCCGCAGGAGGCCGGCGCGAAAGCGTTCTTCGAATAAGGATAAACCGGAAAACACTCCCGGCGATTGCGGCCGGATGGGTGCCATGCCCCACGATTTTGCATCACCCACAAGATTCATTTAGCCGCGCGTTCCCGAGTGACCGGCGAGGGACGAATTGTGATCCGGCGTCCGCCGGTAAAACAAATTGCCCTCCTGAGATCGCGCTGATTGCACACGAAAGCTGAGCCTGAAAGGCTCATTCCGTCAGACCAGGGCGGAGCCGCGCAAGCGGCGTAGCCCTGGGTAGGTGATTGCTAGAATCCGCCTTTCAGGCCGACGCGTTTCAGGTTGCTCAGCACGAATGTCGTGGGCAATACTAAGTGCCGAGCCGTGGGCATGGCACCCCGAATTCCAATTGCCGAGTTGCTTCTCTGCATCGGCTAGTCGGCCAGCTACGGCGCGACTAGAGCAGGCCGTAGGTCGAAAGCGTTTTGCGCAGTTTGCCTTCGCTGGCGGCATCGAGGGCGGTCATCGGCAGCCGCAGTTCGCCGGTGTCGCGGCCCAAGAGATGCATTGCCGCTTTGATCGGAATCGGGTTGGTGGCCAGGCCGAGCATGTCGCGGCAGAGCGGGAACAGCTTGCGATGCCAGCGCTGGGCTTCGGCGATATTACCCGCTTCGAACGCACTGACAAGCGCCATCACGTCGCGCGGGACGACGTTTCCGGCCACGGAAACGACCCCGCGCCCGCCGACGGCCATGATCGGCAACGTCAGGCTGTCGTCGCCGCTGAGCACCGTCAGATTGGTTTGCGAGATGATCTGCGACGCTTGATCGAGCGAGCCGGTCGCTTCTTTCACGATCGCGATGTTTTTCAACTCGGCCAAGCGGATGATCGTTTCCGGTTCGATATT encodes the following:
- a CDS encoding right-handed parallel beta-helix repeat-containing protein; its protein translation is MTKIRTLLFCAVALSSCSPLLGFDLTAELAKAKPGAVVDLPAGTYSGSFKLPAGVTLRGAGDQKTTIDARNSPVGIRVLGSATRIENLAILNSGTGIELSNVEDVRISRVMILGGTIGIGATKVTKTTVENSIVARALIGVSLNGPTDCSVANCTVATANACGLTVAGADNTAIFNNIVADAGTGIVVGGENKNLAVDYNLYLALSTGKIEGQLQRPTLPTWRDVSGGLDAHSIQLNVAFANASQNDFHPVSRLDWNPGRISTADWGTAELAGHHAPATDMDGQGRVGAVDLGAFESPDLPARPADGQFQISSDAGYKSAGLFGPDNRAVCYLFQGLPLKKGTYGYVVPSRDMFGRPIPPGRYELRVVESTAAWDYRGMTANSGTDNTATNSDSVHVGIVAYAADGQLLTASGWSERHINLRLSDPATAKARWIFEGSADSTGLCINEAGKIFLVRNGADHSVDIYKIDPVSGQPIPRPDGRLYVNRKGKFKSPYLGGIAELDGKLYAADPAVDKVDFGSADGLQFENSADVLKPNSPSADRKHKLLWLISNRERILALTPDGKSAVQFGGVQMPLALSVAGDRLAVASGRTGKIHIFDLANPQSPKELKTLGRGDGPFGKWLPDRFHFQAHPQNRNNANVSVGLSSDGSVAVRDASGRVVSFDPDGHVLHDGFAVWGGDPAIAPFVGDTKLRVFDTSAAASYFIDPRSGTWEPDAYWGLPAMVQPSIRGFFSAGGKNFGVFTCQNPVKNGGEQVLIASYDNPVVRAVAIYRRNPHGGWLHLRDTNGDGRIDEKDGPGEPVLDTSGKPVTASLTGRFMFVERDGTILHSEPQIAMRWKFKGIGAGGEPTYEFGSDMIFTAKDPVVPSPYFLDQTDDLRCASTARMAPDGGICAAINLRHTPNGMGLSNSGATDLARWNADGNLRWLRTVNDYSPIQGVEPFPGVTISSWGHQAEFMALDDDGLELGRFGFPAAVKWSGFWVDHPQEWDAAKDPDGNVEVVIGDYMQNCHHWMTVRNLTAVKRSSFPLTISDAKTHELAFRPPQLHEPAGKAKSPEITIKRLGGPMPIDGNMQKWRSFPPQILMTPQTAVGRIDGPADCSGVIRLAYHDHDLYGQAIVFDNVVSFHQPASRFYQEDSLQFCVNGFMTGFAFNVAQTIDKGPILFRNRFFFGAMDLELDPKLAPRIVKKFANAKDIPERQYIESIYGVDLSKSPGYVVEFKLPLDANTYKGDEKIIPPVESGKWFWLGFMLNDNDVPGTDVQRFIAWPATFGMFNPQEAGAKAFFE